In a single window of the Methanolobus psychrophilus R15 genome:
- a CDS encoding dihydrouridine synthase like protein codes for MKIEKVQFPGNIFLAPMANVTNIPFRLMCRNYGASMAYSEMISSDAVIYESSKAFSRGLSCKDEKPFGIQIFGNSPDIISRAALKIEETYQPDIIDVNFGCPAYLLVKDGSGSALLQSPDLIYSIVKELCETVSTPVTAKIRVLEDVERTVQIAGLIEKAGACAITVHGRTQQQHYAGKANHEYAKRIKCEVTIPVIANGDIIDEISAKDTLEYTGCDGIMIGRAAMGNPFLFRRISHYLKTGEMLEYNECRQRTADLEEYLGLLEKYDLTDTVNLRSHAQWFTKGIRGGKNIRNRIADAKDIGEIIESVRQMCGDA; via the coding sequence ATGAAGATAGAAAAAGTGCAGTTTCCCGGAAATATCTTCCTTGCCCCCATGGCAAATGTTACAAACATTCCTTTTCGCCTGATGTGCAGGAACTATGGCGCATCCATGGCCTATTCAGAAATGATAAGCTCTGATGCTGTTATCTATGAGAGTTCAAAAGCCTTCAGCCGGGGCTTAAGCTGTAAGGACGAGAAGCCTTTCGGGATACAGATATTCGGCAATTCTCCTGACATCATATCCAGGGCGGCCCTGAAGATAGAGGAAACATATCAGCCCGATATAATAGATGTCAACTTCGGCTGCCCTGCTTATCTGCTCGTAAAAGACGGGTCCGGATCAGCTCTGTTACAATCACCTGACCTTATCTACAGTATCGTGAAGGAGCTCTGCGAAACAGTCTCCACGCCCGTGACAGCAAAGATACGCGTGCTGGAAGATGTAGAGAGAACGGTACAGATAGCAGGCCTTATCGAAAAAGCAGGAGCATGTGCAATAACTGTCCATGGTAGGACACAGCAGCAACACTATGCCGGAAAAGCCAACCATGAATATGCCAAGAGGATCAAGTGTGAAGTAACCATACCCGTCATCGCCAATGGTGATATCATTGACGAGATATCGGCAAAGGATACTCTGGAATATACCGGCTGTGACGGGATCATGATAGGAAGGGCGGCAATGGGGAATCCTTTCCTCTTCAGGAGGATCTCTCACTACCTGAAGACAGGGGAAATGCTGGAATATAATGAGTGCCGGCAGAGGACTGCGGACCTTGAGGAATACCTGGGACTGCTTGAGAAATATGATCTGACAGATACGGTCAATCTGAGATCTCATGCCCAATGGTTCACAAAGGGAATCCGCGGGGGCAAGAACATCAGGAACAGGATTGCAGATGCAAAGGACATTGGTGAAATTATAGAGAGTGTGAGACAAATGTGTGGTGATGCCTAA
- a CDS encoding NurA domain-containing protein, translating to MTLEPVHIKEMHDLVSRIDSCLKKEDPESDDNDSVSDILCLLKELRYDGKIILKAIGKVKRGRASIERMTGSKDPFNICYACDSGSTTARTFDNGLYVDFCHCAMTSTPTNLDTHNMRTIVAATYTASQKVAISTISEWEYFDSGAGRKKIIRIQPGTLNKKVNNMLHDIALYLCESEHILWMRERMEDGSFFIMDGPIYPKRLMYWMVVPSEDIQVRTDPHCTKIMQNYIDIMDHHMEKRRPLVGFVKNPEDMQVMQALKKQEKELDLPWLLDAQFFKNALSPERAGMKGSDARKYIMYTNWFMQPNQFYERMLNATSPLVRDKLNHKFPAEDYALAFFMVLVPSMNTIFKIESPYGLVKDEEMRNLITRKVLYDIALNGIPRTLAKADSLAKIQISEKRLIIDRFRNSRIDTTYNDTRWGETDER from the coding sequence ATGACCCTTGAGCCGGTTCATATAAAAGAGATGCATGATCTTGTGTCACGTATAGACTCCTGTCTTAAAAAGGAGGATCCTGAGAGTGATGACAATGATTCTGTATCCGATATCCTGTGCCTGCTTAAGGAACTAAGGTACGACGGCAAGATCATCCTTAAAGCCATCGGAAAGGTGAAAAGGGGCAGAGCAAGCATTGAGAGGATGACAGGCTCCAAAGACCCCTTTAATATCTGTTATGCCTGTGACAGTGGAAGTACGACCGCAAGGACATTCGATAACGGATTGTACGTCGATTTTTGTCACTGCGCCATGACATCGACACCTACCAACCTGGATACACATAATATGCGCACCATAGTGGCAGCTACATACACTGCCAGCCAGAAGGTCGCAATAAGCACTATCTCGGAATGGGAATATTTCGATTCCGGGGCGGGGCGCAAGAAGATAATACGCATCCAGCCGGGCACACTGAACAAGAAGGTCAACAATATGCTGCATGATATCGCTTTGTATCTCTGCGAATCCGAGCATATATTATGGATGCGTGAGCGGATGGAGGATGGAAGTTTCTTCATCATGGACGGCCCCATATATCCCAAGAGACTGATGTACTGGATGGTTGTGCCATCGGAAGATATCCAAGTACGCACCGATCCCCATTGCACGAAGATCATGCAGAACTATATTGATATCATGGACCATCACATGGAGAAGCGCAGACCTCTGGTGGGCTTTGTCAAGAACCCCGAGGACATGCAGGTGATGCAGGCCCTGAAAAAACAGGAAAAGGAACTTGATCTGCCCTGGCTGCTGGATGCACAGTTCTTCAAGAATGCGCTGTCCCCGGAGAGGGCAGGCATGAAGGGCTCTGATGCAAGAAAATATATCATGTATACTAACTGGTTCATGCAGCCGAATCAGTTCTACGAGAGAATGTTGAATGCCACATCCCCTCTTGTCAGGGATAAGCTTAACCACAAGTTTCCTGCAGAGGACTATGCACTTGCTTTCTTTATGGTGCTGGTGCCTTCCATGAACACGATATTCAAGATAGAGTCTCCCTACGGCCTTGTGAAGGACGAGGAAATGAGGAACCTTATCACAAGAAAAGTACTCTATGATATAGCACTGAACGGCATACCAAGGACACTTGCAAAGGCTGATTCCCTGGCAAAGATACAGATATCTGAGAAACGCCTGATAATTGACAGGTTCAGGAATTCAAGGATAGACACAACATATAATGATACAAGATGGGGCGAAACGGATGAGAGATGA
- a CDS encoding Na+/solute symporter yields MENYQIFLLLMVIYLLGLISIGLYFSKKQKSVTDFWLAGRRIGSIAIGFSAASSWMTAGGILAVIGLYMVLGMGSIWSFVAPNILALLLIALLVGKIKHLPAITQPELLEQRYSGALRGPVALIIAIVMILFAVADIRGLSLVLEIFFGMPPIYAAAIVAVAISLYVTLGGFSAVVWTDMVQFVLLSTFALIMALVVVNAATAGTAEAPAISASELFGTVSSDWWNPLIIGIPAVMIFIFAIIPGWVTEQDPWQRIWASRDEKSARNGMILGSFLIFLVFGVACTIIAIGLSYLYPEIPASFADIGMGAMAQAEPALLFFIVENLSPFALGLAGVGLAAAAMSSADTFATSGGSCLSRDIYQRFIKQDATMKEMMAVNRVSVLIIVLAATFFSFYITGIIEAIHIATFIASASYFFPLMGGLYWKRATTEGAMAGLIVGAVAQISFTIIDYTSTPLQSIAFLAPISPLLSNHGVIIGMLLSGVAFFGVSLATKPSSLVNLAPFFADEAEKLVKEEITVQDSDVQYKKLLGSLEKEITGDRASLKLNLEASATVNWERFVNELKSIHPSWVTPTGVNAVYWLTKGDMLACVSLSRGHTEKEIWFSSEPRTKDVENASKELFTAFKQVAEALDNIGIMLTLPKPQEA; encoded by the coding sequence ATGGAGAATTATCAGATATTCCTTTTATTGATGGTGATTTACCTTCTTGGTTTGATCTCCATCGGATTGTACTTCTCAAAAAAACAAAAGTCTGTGACTGACTTCTGGCTTGCAGGGCGCAGGATAGGCTCAATAGCTATCGGTTTCTCAGCGGCATCCTCGTGGATGACAGCAGGTGGGATACTAGCTGTCATTGGCCTTTACATGGTGCTGGGCATGGGCTCCATCTGGAGTTTTGTGGCCCCGAACATCCTGGCACTACTGCTGATCGCCCTTCTTGTAGGGAAGATAAAGCATCTGCCTGCCATCACACAGCCGGAACTCCTCGAGCAAAGATATAGCGGCGCTCTGCGTGGTCCTGTAGCTCTTATTATTGCAATTGTGATGATCCTCTTTGCTGTTGCAGATATCAGAGGTCTCTCACTGGTTCTGGAAATATTCTTCGGTATGCCACCTATCTATGCTGCTGCAATCGTGGCTGTTGCTATCTCCCTGTATGTGACCCTGGGAGGCTTTTCAGCAGTGGTCTGGACAGATATGGTCCAGTTCGTCTTGCTCTCCACCTTTGCGCTTATAATGGCTCTTGTTGTGGTGAATGCGGCTACTGCCGGCACTGCCGAAGCTCCGGCTATCAGTGCATCAGAGCTCTTTGGAACTGTTTCTTCCGATTGGTGGAACCCGCTCATCATCGGTATACCTGCTGTGATGATCTTTATCTTTGCCATCATTCCCGGATGGGTAACAGAACAGGACCCATGGCAGAGGATATGGGCTTCCAGGGATGAGAAATCAGCACGTAACGGTATGATACTGGGTTCGTTCCTGATATTTCTGGTCTTTGGTGTGGCATGTACGATCATAGCTATCGGACTTAGCTATCTTTATCCTGAGATCCCTGCATCGTTTGCAGATATCGGCATGGGTGCCATGGCACAGGCTGAGCCGGCACTGCTGTTTTTTATAGTTGAGAACCTGTCTCCCTTTGCACTTGGCCTGGCGGGTGTCGGTCTTGCTGCAGCAGCAATGTCTTCCGCAGATACCTTTGCAACATCCGGCGGTTCATGCCTTTCCCGTGACATCTACCAGCGGTTCATAAAGCAGGATGCAACAATGAAAGAGATGATGGCTGTCAACAGGGTCAGTGTACTGATAATTGTGCTGGCGGCAACATTCTTCTCATTCTACATCACGGGCATCATAGAAGCCATCCACATTGCGACCTTCATTGCCAGTGCTTCCTACTTCTTCCCACTCATGGGTGGCCTGTACTGGAAGCGTGCAACAACGGAAGGTGCTATGGCAGGACTTATAGTAGGAGCAGTCGCACAGATATCCTTTACTATAATCGACTACACGAGCACTCCTTTGCAGTCCATAGCTTTCCTTGCACCTATCAGCCCGTTGCTATCAAACCACGGTGTCATTATTGGTATGCTTCTCAGCGGAGTAGCATTCTTTGGTGTCTCGCTTGCAACCAAGCCTTCAAGTCTTGTGAACCTGGCTCCTTTCTTTGCTGACGAGGCAGAGAAACTTGTCAAAGAAGAGATCACTGTCCAGGACTCCGACGTCCAGTACAAAAAGCTTCTTGGCAGCCTTGAGAAGGAGATCACCGGTGACCGTGCCAGCCTCAAGCTCAACCTCGAGGCATCTGCAACCGTCAACTGGGAAAGGTTCGTGAACGAGCTCAAATCCATACACCCTTCCTGGGTCACACCCACAGGTGTCAATGCTGTATACTGGCTGACAAAAGGCGATATGCTTGCATGTGTCTCCCTTAGCCGCGGGCACACGGAAAAAGAGATATGGTTCTCTTCAGAACCAAGGACAAAAGATGTGGAAAATGCCTCAAAAGAATTGTTCACAGCTTTCAAGCAGGTTGCAGAGGCTCTTGACAATATCGGTATCATGCTGACACTGCCAAAGCCTCAGGAAGCCTGA
- a CDS encoding Glyoxalase/bleomycin resistance protein/dioxygenase: MEARINLITIWTDNMEAMKDFYANSLGFEIANDLGNYVEFKNEGVKFALCTREVMYEYSGEYKKQSVGQSFELAFPCKGPDDVDRSYKDIIAKGGNPVQGPQNMPWDQRTALFSDPDGNIHEIFADME; encoded by the coding sequence ATGGAAGCAAGGATTAATTTGATCACGATATGGACAGACAATATGGAGGCAATGAAAGATTTTTATGCCAATTCGCTGGGATTTGAAATCGCAAACGACCTCGGGAATTACGTTGAATTCAAGAACGAAGGTGTCAAGTTTGCTCTGTGTACGAGGGAAGTCATGTACGAGTATAGCGGGGAATATAAGAAACAAAGTGTCGGTCAGTCTTTTGAACTGGCTTTCCCGTGTAAGGGTCCTGATGATGTGGACAGATCGTATAAAGATATAATTGCAAAAGGCGGAAATCCTGTCCAAGGGCCGCAAAATATGCCATGGGACCAAAGAACGGCATTGTTTTCGGATCCTGACGGGAACATACATGAGATCTTTGCAGATATGGAATAA